In Cyprinus carpio isolate SPL01 chromosome B16, ASM1834038v1, whole genome shotgun sequence, the following are encoded in one genomic region:
- the LOC109074806 gene encoding U4/U6 small nuclear ribonucleoprotein Prp31-like, producing the protein MSLADELLADLEEAGEEEDELYPGGGGGESDGEPGENQADGGLEDIPEEMELDYSATESVTSIAKLRHSKPFAEIMDKIGHYVGNQRKNSEVSGPVEADPEYRLIVAANNLTVEIDNELNIIHKFVRDKYSKRFPELESLVPNALDYIRAVKELGNSLEKCKNNETLQQILTNATIMVVSVTASTTQGTMLGDDELQRLEEACDMALELNQSKHRIYEYVESRMSFIAPNLSIIVGASTAAKIMGVAGGLTNLSKMPACNLMLLGAQRRTLSGFSSTSLLPHTGYIYHCDVVQSLPPDLRRKAARLVAAKCTLSARVDSFHESVDGKVGYDLKEEIERKFDKWQEPPPVKQVKPLPAPLDGQRKKRGGRRYRKMKERLGLTEIRKHANRMTFAEIEDDAYQEDLGFSLGQLGKSGSGRVRQAQVNDSTKARISKSLQRTLQKQSMTYGGKSTVRDRSSGTSSSVAFTPLQGLEIVNPQAAEKKVAEANQKYFSNMAEFLKVKREKEDKM; encoded by the exons ATGTCTCTGGCAGACGAATTGCTTGCCGACTTGGAGGAGGCAGGAGAAGAGGAGGACGAGCTGTATCCCGGCGGAGGAGGGGGTGAGAGTGATGGGGAACCCGGGGAGAATCAAGCCGATGGGGGTCTGGAGGACATACCGGAGGAGATGGAGCTGGATTACAGTGCGACGGAGAGTGTCACATCCATAGCAAAACTAAGACACAGCAAGCCA TTTGCTGAAATCATGGATAAAATTGGTCATTATGTTGGAAATCAACGCAAAAATTCAGAAG TGTCTGGACCGGTTGAAGCAGACCCAGAGTACAGACTCATTGTCGCCGCCAACAATCTCACAGTGGAAATTGACAATGAACTTA ATATCATTCACAAGTTTGTTCGTGACAAGTACTCCAAAAGGTTTCCTGAACTGGAGTCTTTGGTGCCAAATGCACTAGACTATATCAGAGCTGTTAAG GAGCTGGGCAACAGTCTagagaaatgcaaaaataatgagaCCCTCCAGCAGATCCTGACTAATGCTACCATCATGGTGGTCAGTGTTACAGCCTCAACCACACAAGG AACAATGCTTGGTGATGATGAGCTTCAGCGATTGGAGGAGGCTTGTGACATGGCTCTTGAGCTCAACCAATCAAAACACAGGATCTATGAGTATGTGGAATCCAGGATGTCATTTATTGCTCCAAATCTTTCAATTATTGTCGGAGCTTCAACTGCTGCCAAAATTATGG GTGTTGCTGGTGGTCTGACTAACCTGTCCAAGATGCCTGCGTGTAATCTGATGTTGCTGGGAGCTCAGCGGAGGACGCTGTCTGGATTCAGCAGCACATCCCTGCTGCCCCACACAGGCTACATCTACCACTGTGACGTGGTGCAGTCTCTGCCTCCG GATCTGAGGAGAAAAGCAGCCCGTCTGGTTGCAGCTAAATGCACTCTGTCTGCCCGCGTGGACAGTTTTCACGAGAGCGTGGATGGCAAG GTTGGCTATGATTTGAAGGAAGAGATCGAGCGAAAGTTTGATAAATGGCAGGAGCCCCCACCAGTCAAGCAGGTGAAGCCTCTTCCAGCTCCCCTCGATGGACAGAGGAAGAAGAGAGGAGGAAGAAG GTATCGTAAGATGAAAGAGAGGCTGGGTCTGACAGAAATCAGGAAACATGCCAACAGAATGACATTTGCAGAG ATCGAAGATGATGCTTATCAGGAGGATCTGGGCTTCAGTCTCGGTCAGCTGGGAAAGTCTGGCAGCGGCAGGGTCAGACAAGCTCAGGTCAACGACTCCACCAAGGCCAGAATATCCAAATCCTTACAG CGGACACTGCAGAAGCAGAGCATGACGTACGGTGGCAAGTCCACTGTCAGAGACCGATCATCTGGAACCAGCTCCAGCGTGGCTTTCACTCCTTTACAG GGGCTGGAGATTGTGAACCCACAGGCTGCAGAGAAGAAGGTGGCCGAGGCcaatcagaaatatttctccAACATGGCCGAGTTCCTCAAGGTCAAGCGCGAGAAGGAGGATAAAATGTGA